The Pirellulales bacterium sequence AAGCTGATCGGCATCGGCCTGGAACGGCCGCCGATCAGTCTCAAGAGCTACGTCGATCGAGCCAACCCGAACATGGTCAGCCGCAACGCGCTCGAGCGGTGGTACTTCGTGCCGGATTATCAATGCGTGCGGGTCAGCGACGACGACTTGGCGATGCAGCTCGTGGGGGAAGGGGTCAAGCTGGTCGGCGCGGATGAATTGGTCGGGGCCAACGGCGAGCGCCAGCAGACCTCGGGCCGGGGGAATCCGGCGGCCAAGGCATTTGCCGATGAGTTCACGAAGAAGTACCCTCAGCTTTCCGCCGCGCTACCGATCTATGCCCAGTTGCGAAATCTGATCGACTTGTCGGTCGTGGCAGCCTTCATGCAGCAGCGCGACTTTTTCAGCAAGGCCGAATGGCGAATGGAGGGCTTCGGCAACGAAGCCACGATGCCGGTCAAGACGGAGAACGCCCCGAAGCAAGTGGAAACGGCCGTCAATGCCGTCTGGCGCGGCTCGCACTTGATGACGCCAATCGGCGGCGGGGTACACATCAGCCCACACGAGGCGATTTCGACCTCGAATTTGCTGCCGGACGACGGCGGCAAAGTGAGCCAGGCCCGCGACAAGGTTGAAATGAAGAACTTGTCGCCGGGGCAGTGGTGGTGGGATTAGGCCGCCGCTACTCGTATCGCAGGGCCTCGATCGGATCGAGTCGCGAGGCTTTCCAGGCCGGATAGAAGCCGAACACCAGGCCGACGGTGAACGAGACCGCGACCGCGGCGATGTTCACGGGTAGCCAGAATTCCGTCGGCAGGTGCCCGAATCGGTGCGCCAAGAGCGAAAACACCCGAGCCAGCGCGATGCCGACCGCCCCGCCGAACAAGCAGATGATGACTGCCTCGGTGATGAACTGCCAGAGAATGTCGCGCGGCCGAGCGCCAACCGCCATCCGCAGGCCGATCTCACGGGTCCGCTCGGTCACGGACACGAGCATGATATTCATGATTCCCACTCCTCCGACGATCAGCGATCCCGTCGCGACGACCAACAAAAAGATCGTCATCGTCGTGGTGAGCTGCATCAGCGTGTTGCTCACCTCGGTCATGTCGCGGATGCTGAAGTCGTCGGGATCAGTCGACTTGATCCGATGCCGCTCGTGCAGCAGGGCCGTAATCTGATCGATGGCCGTCGGAATCTCCTCGGGCGACCGGGCCTGAGCCATGACCTGATCGACGTTGGCGAAGCGGATCGGCTGCGGCGTGTCGGCGGTCTCCGTGGCGGACATGGCCGGATACAGCGCCGTGGCCCCGCTCGGATAGAGCTGATTGAGGCTGTTGACGGCCGTCGACGTCGAACCGGAATTCGCTTGCGCGGCCGAGGCGCTTTGATTCACATTGCCGAGCGACGAGCCGCTGACACGGTATTTGATCGTCGTCCAGGGGGCGAGCACAAAGTCATCCTGGTCCATGCCGAACGTGTTGGCCCCCTTGCGACTGAGCACGCCGACCACGCGGAATGTGACGTTCTGCATCCGCACGTCCTTGCCGACCGGCGATTCATCGCCGAACAAGTTCTTCACCACCGTTTGGCCAAGCAGACAGACCGCGGCGCTGTTGCGGACGTCGCGATCGGTGAACGTCGCTCCTTGGGCCAGGTTTTCCCAGTCGCGGATTTTGAGGAACTCCCCTGTGCTGCCGTTGATGTTCATCGGCACCCAGTTGTGGTTGCCGTAGACGACCTGGCAACGGGCACGAACCACCGGGGCCACTGCCGAGACGGCGGGGCATTCGCGTTCGATCGCGTCGGAGTCTTGGGGCGTAAGCGTCATGCCGCTGCCGCCGCCAAAGCTGACGCCGCCGCTCGTGGCGGTGCCCGGCATGATCAGCAGCAAGTTGGCCCCCATGCTGGCCATCGATTGCTTCATCGCCGCCGCCGAACCTTGGCCGATCTCGACCACCGCGATCACGATCGTGATTCCGATGATGATCCCGAGCGCCGTCAGCGCGGAGCGAAAAATGCTTCGCCACAAGGCGATCAACGCCGTAGTGAGCGTTCGCGGCACCAGCCGAACCGCGCCGCCGGTTTTCGGCAGAACGGATCGCCGAACGACCGGTGAGGCTAAAGCCAGTTCCGCCACGGGTTCCGCCAAGACGGCCGTGCTCGGCTGTGATGGCGCGGCCAAATGCGGCGCGGGTTCATACCCCCCCACCGTCGCCGCGGCAGGCGCGGCTGCCAGTTCAGCCGCGTACACCGGATGACCATTGCCCACTTCAGGGCCATGTCCCGCGGCCCCATTACCGTGAGCGGCGCCGTTGCCATTTGCCGAACCATTGCCGCTGGGGACATCTTCGGCCAATTCGTGACCCGCCGCTGCCGGCTGATGGGCGATCAATCCGTCCTTAATGAAGATGATCCGATCGGCATGCCGGGCAACGTTCATATCGTGAGTAACGAGGATCACGGTGATTCCCTGCTCCCGATTGAGCCGCCGGAACATTTCGAGGATTTCGACGCTCGTTTTGGAGTCCAGGTTGCCGGTGGGCTCGTCGGCCAGCAGGATCGGCGGGTGATTCACCAGCGACCGCGAAATGGCCACGCGCTGCTGCTGCCCGCCGGAGAGCTGCGAGGGTTCGTGATCGTGCCGGTCGCCGAGACCAACCTCGCCCAGCAGCTCGATGGCCCGCTCGCGCTCATGGCGGTTCGACATCGAATGGACCGAGTAGGTCAAGGGCATCCGCACGTTTTCGAGGGCGCTGGTTCGGGCCAGCAGGTTGAAGCTCTGAAAGACGAACCCGACGTTGCGATTTCGGACCTGGGCCCGCTTGTCGGACGAAAGCTGCGAGACCTCTTGGCCCCCCAGCCAGTAGTGCCCCGACGTGGGGCGGTCGAGCAGACCGAGGATGTTCATCAAGGTCGATTTGCCGGACCCCGAGGCCCCCATCAGCGCGACCATCTCGCCTTGCTTGATGACGAGCGAGACCCCCTTGAGCACGGGCACGTCGACCTCGCCCAGGAAGTAGGTCTTATACAGATTCTCGATGCGGATGAGTTCCATGGTGGGATGACCGGTGAGGCCGAGGACGCGCGGGGCCGATGTTGGGCCAGCCCCGCGCGCCGGGTGGTGTGATTGCTTATCCCTTTTTGCCGCCGCCGAATTTCGGAGCAAACGGGTTGACGTCCGCCGTGGCGGCGGCGTCGTTGTGCGCTTCGCCGGTCACAACTTCGTCCCCTTCTTTAACGTCGCCCGAAGTGATTTCCGTCGTGACGCCGTCCGAGGCGCCGATCTTCACCGGCACCGGGCGAACGAATTCTCCGTCGCTGACCCACAGCGTCCCGCGTTCGCGGCGATTTTTCTCCGCCTTCGGGTCGGGGGCCTTGGTCGTACCGCCGGCGGGCGCGGGTTGCGCAGCCTGGTTGCGGGGCTTCATTTTCGCCG is a genomic window containing:
- a CDS encoding ABC transporter permease; translated protein: MELIRIENLYKTYFLGEVDVPVLKGVSLVIKQGEMVALMGASGSGKSTLMNILGLLDRPTSGHYWLGGQEVSQLSSDKRAQVRNRNVGFVFQSFNLLARTSALENVRMPLTYSVHSMSNRHERERAIELLGEVGLGDRHDHEPSQLSGGQQQRVAISRSLVNHPPILLADEPTGNLDSKTSVEILEMFRRLNREQGITVILVTHDMNVARHADRIIFIKDGLIAHQPAAAGHELAEDVPSGNGSANGNGAAHGNGAAGHGPEVGNGHPVYAAELAAAPAAATVGGYEPAPHLAAPSQPSTAVLAEPVAELALASPVVRRSVLPKTGGAVRLVPRTLTTALIALWRSIFRSALTALGIIIGITIVIAVVEIGQGSAAAMKQSMASMGANLLLIMPGTATSGGVSFGGGSGMTLTPQDSDAIERECPAVSAVAPVVRARCQVVYGNHNWVPMNINGSTGEFLKIRDWENLAQGATFTDRDVRNSAAVCLLGQTVVKNLFGDESPVGKDVRMQNVTFRVVGVLSRKGANTFGMDQDDFVLAPWTTIKYRVSGSSLGNVNQSASAAQANSGSTSTAVNSLNQLYPSGATALYPAMSATETADTPQPIRFANVDQVMAQARSPEEIPTAIDQITALLHERHRIKSTDPDDFSIRDMTEVSNTLMQLTTTMTIFLLVVATGSLIVGGVGIMNIMLVSVTERTREIGLRMAVGARPRDILWQFITEAVIICLFGGAVGIALARVFSLLAHRFGHLPTEFWLPVNIAAVAVSFTVGLVFGFYPAWKASRLDPIEALRYE